From the Desulfovibrio sp. JY genome, one window contains:
- a CDS encoding VWA domain-containing protein, translating into MTFARPEFLALLAAVPVCASFLWLAGARRRALAAFFPGVSRHGRLRRVKAVLFLAGLALLALGAAGPQAGHVAASVVPPAPLRLMVAVDCSRSMLARDVAPDRLSAAKELVRAVLAKLPHVAAGVVGFSGRAWLACPVTADRPALALFLDALSPAEAPLGGTSVAAALEACRLALAGAGSGAILLLSDGEDTVPVRDAAGSRPGDPPVFTVAVGGATPVAVPLPPEAGGGVLRDGEGGPVLVGVDAAGLARLARDAGGRSFRLAPDAPSPAEGIAAALAALAAPRGHADSTVDAPADRSALCYAAGLALLLLDLLLVPVGKGLPVAILALAALGATALPARAGDPAGKDVSRGIAAFAADDAATALQAFLAARVWRPDSPEILYDIGTAYYRLGRFDEAGRMFARAAVAASPALRARALYNQGNAVCRQGDADGAARLYAASLALVPADADARANLDRVRAGNDACREADKDAGRSGSKSGPTPDAAAGGEGRAEAPGKAPAPVGDDDGSGKRDGPDGQASADAPPSAGRGGPANVPVAGAVGQKAGEKQARSAGKVGDPILDRVPDLTGLPTPPLYGRPSVARDW; encoded by the coding sequence ATGACGTTTGCCAGACCGGAATTTCTGGCGCTTTTGGCCGCCGTGCCGGTATGCGCGTCTTTCCTGTGGCTGGCCGGAGCCAGACGCCGCGCCCTGGCCGCCTTTTTCCCGGGCGTTTCCCGGCATGGCCGGCTTCGCCGGGTCAAGGCCGTTCTCTTTCTGGCCGGGTTGGCCCTGTTGGCCCTTGGCGCGGCCGGACCGCAAGCGGGGCATGTCGCCGCTTCTGTCGTGCCGCCGGCTCCGTTGCGGCTGATGGTCGCCGTGGACTGCTCGCGCAGCATGCTGGCCCGCGACGTGGCCCCGGATCGCCTGTCCGCGGCCAAGGAGCTCGTGCGCGCGGTATTGGCCAAACTGCCCCATGTGGCCGCCGGGGTGGTCGGGTTTTCGGGCCGGGCCTGGCTGGCCTGTCCGGTCACGGCCGACCGGCCGGCCCTGGCCCTTTTCCTCGACGCCCTGTCCCCGGCCGAGGCCCCGCTCGGCGGCACTTCGGTCGCCGCCGCCCTGGAAGCCTGCCGTCTGGCCCTGGCCGGAGCCGGGTCCGGGGCCATCCTGCTCCTTTCCGATGGCGAGGACACCGTGCCGGTGCGCGATGCGGCCGGCTCGCGGCCGGGGGATCCGCCCGTTTTCACCGTGGCCGTGGGCGGGGCCACGCCGGTTGCCGTGCCGCTGCCTCCCGAAGCGGGCGGCGGCGTGCTGCGCGACGGGGAGGGCGGGCCGGTGCTGGTCGGGGTGGACGCGGCCGGCCTGGCCCGGTTGGCCCGGGACGCGGGGGGACGCTCTTTTCGCTTGGCCCCGGATGCGCCCTCGCCGGCCGAGGGAATCGCCGCCGCCCTGGCCGCCCTGGCTGCTCCCAGGGGGCATGCGGACTCGACCGTGGACGCTCCGGCGGACCGGTCGGCGTTGTGCTACGCGGCCGGGCTGGCGCTGTTGCTGCTCGACCTGCTCCTGGTGCCGGTCGGCAAGGGCCTGCCCGTTGCCATTCTGGCCCTGGCCGCCCTGGGGGCGACGGCGCTCCCGGCCCGGGCCGGCGATCCGGCCGGCAAGGACGTTTCGCGCGGCATCGCGGCCTTTGCGGCCGACGACGCGGCCACGGCCCTGCAAGCCTTTCTGGCCGCCCGGGTCTGGCGGCCGGACAGCCCGGAGATTCTCTACGACATCGGCACGGCCTATTACCGCCTGGGCCGCTTCGACGAAGCCGGCCGGATGTTCGCCCGGGCGGCGGTCGCCGCTTCCCCGGCGCTTCGGGCTCGGGCACTGTATAATCAGGGCAACGCCGTCTGCCGTCAGGGCGACGCCGACGGCGCGGCCAGGCTCTACGCCGCGTCCCTGGCCCTTGTCCCCGCCGACGCCGACGCCAGGGCCAACCTGGACCGCGTGCGCGCCGGCAACGATGCCTGCCGCGAGGCCGACAAGGACGCCGGGAGATCCGGCTCCAAGTCCGGCCCGACGCCGGACGCGGCCGCCGGCGGTGAGGGCAGGGCCGAGGCCCCGGGCAAGGCTCCGGCTCCGGTGGGTGACGACGACGGCAGCGGCAAGCGGGACGGCCCGGACGGGCAGGCCTCCGCCGATGCGCCGCCTTCGGCCGGGAGAGGCGGCCCGGCGAACGTGCCGGTTGCCGGCGCGGTCGGTCAAAAGGCTGGGGAAAAACAGGCCCGTTCGGCCGGCAAGGTCGGGGACCCGATCCTCGACCGCGTGCCCGACCTGACCGGGCTGCCAACGCCGCCGCTGTACGGCCGCCCGAGCGTGGCCAGGGACTGGTGA
- a CDS encoding VWA domain-containing protein, whose product MLTLARPEALALAALLPLALVPRLVSRRGSLGVADVGPALAAGRPPLTAAFPMACRLLALAGVIVALAGPRLVTETSVYRGRGVDIMLAVDLSESMAALDMPLPDRTVSRLEAVAQAAARFAADRPGDRIGLVAFGSRAYVVLPPTDDRAALTQALSRLSVGAAGRRTAMGDAVGLAVKQLAGAPGLAKLVVVFGDGLSNAGEVRPADAARAAAARGIPIFAVGVGGNGPAPFLVNHPLLGQEIVRENAAVDTAALTELATLSGGAFFRAEDAPALAQAVAAVSKRTASDMKPVPTAEKTPFAPLAAALAICLLTLSCGLSATRFLRLP is encoded by the coding sequence ATGCTGACCCTGGCCCGGCCCGAGGCGCTGGCGCTCGCCGCTCTTCTTCCCCTGGCCCTTGTCCCCCGTCTTGTGTCGCGGCGCGGCTCCCTTGGCGTGGCCGATGTCGGTCCGGCCCTGGCCGCCGGCAGACCGCCGCTTACGGCCGCATTCCCCATGGCCTGCCGCCTGCTGGCCTTGGCCGGCGTGATTGTGGCCCTGGCCGGACCGCGGCTTGTGACCGAGACGTCGGTCTACCGGGGGCGCGGGGTGGACATCATGCTGGCGGTCGATCTGTCGGAATCCATGGCCGCGCTGGACATGCCGCTTCCCGACCGCACGGTCAGCCGGCTCGAGGCCGTGGCCCAGGCGGCCGCCCGCTTTGCCGCTGACCGGCCCGGGGACCGCATCGGCCTGGTCGCCTTCGGCTCGCGGGCCTATGTCGTGCTGCCCCCCACCGACGACCGGGCCGCGCTCACCCAGGCCCTTTCCCGGCTGTCCGTCGGCGCGGCCGGCCGGCGCACGGCCATGGGCGATGCCGTGGGCTTGGCCGTCAAACAGCTGGCCGGCGCGCCGGGGCTGGCCAAACTGGTGGTGGTTTTCGGCGACGGCCTGTCCAACGCCGGGGAAGTGCGCCCGGCCGATGCCGCCAGAGCGGCCGCCGCGCGCGGTATTCCGATCTTCGCCGTGGGGGTCGGCGGCAACGGCCCGGCCCCGTTTCTGGTCAACCATCCCCTGCTCGGTCAGGAGATCGTGCGCGAAAACGCCGCCGTGGACACCGCCGCCTTGACCGAGCTGGCCACGCTCTCGGGCGGGGCGTTTTTCCGGGCCGAGGACGCACCCGCCCTGGCCCAGGCGGTCGCCGCCGTGTCCAAGCGGACGGCCAGCGACATGAAGCCCGTGCCCACGGCCGAAAAGACGCCGTTTGCCCCCCTGGCAGCGGCCTTGGCCATCTGCCTGCTCACCCTTTCCTGCGGCCTGTCCGCGACGCGTTTTTTGAGGCTGCCATGA
- a CDS encoding DUF58 domain-containing protein, giving the protein MQAWQLLAAARSVRLRGHAPATEATAGGYRSAFRGAGLEFEEFREYAPGDDAASIDWKVTARLGRPFVKRYREERARTVMLAVDASPSMRVAAGGSSPFFTAALAAVTLAVSAADSRDRVGLVIFSDRVEAFVPPGKGRGQPHAVAAALAEAAPVGARTDPRPALDLLAAVMRRRCLLFVFSDCLGATFAPVLGPFAARHEVTLGLLRGREAAALPPYGLVHLTDVETGRRAVLDCGKARVRERYARAAGERDAALRAALTAAGVGVLELAVGDAPGPALDAYFRHRARPGALRA; this is encoded by the coding sequence ATGCAGGCTTGGCAATTGCTGGCCGCCGCCCGCAGTGTCCGCCTTCGCGGCCACGCTCCCGCAACCGAGGCCACAGCCGGCGGCTATCGTTCGGCTTTTCGCGGCGCAGGCCTGGAATTCGAGGAATTTCGGGAATACGCCCCGGGCGATGACGCCGCGTCCATCGACTGGAAGGTCACGGCCCGCCTGGGCCGCCCCTTTGTGAAGCGCTACCGGGAGGAACGCGCCCGCACGGTCATGCTGGCCGTGGACGCGAGCCCTTCCATGCGTGTGGCCGCGGGCGGTTCCTCCCCGTTTTTTACCGCCGCCCTGGCCGCCGTCACCCTGGCCGTCAGCGCCGCCGACAGCCGCGACCGGGTGGGGCTGGTCATCTTTTCCGACCGGGTGGAGGCCTTCGTGCCGCCGGGCAAGGGACGGGGACAGCCCCATGCCGTGGCCGCCGCCCTGGCCGAGGCCGCTCCGGTCGGCGCGCGCACCGATCCCCGGCCGGCCCTGGACCTGCTTGCCGCCGTCATGCGCCGCCGTTGCCTGCTGTTCGTTTTTTCCGACTGTCTCGGCGCGACGTTTGCCCCTGTGCTGGGGCCGTTCGCCGCCCGCCACGAAGTCACGCTCGGGCTTTTGCGCGGGAGGGAGGCGGCCGCGTTGCCGCCCTACGGTCTGGTGCATCTGACCGATGTGGAAACCGGCCGGCGCGCGGTCCTCGACTGCGGCAAGGCCCGGGTCCGGGAGCGGTATGCGCGCGCCGCCGGGGAGCGCGATGCCGCGTTGCGCGCCGCCCTTACCGCCGCCGGCGTCGGCGTGCTGGAGCTTGCCGTGGGGGACGCGCCAGGGCCGGCCCTGGACGCCTATTTCCGCCACCGGGCGCGCCCCGGAGCCCTTCGGGCATAA
- a CDS encoding FUSC family protein: MSASTLFPLIKRLVKRLGVRHAGRTAVAAVVTQLVVTVLNLPQGYWAVITAVIVMQANIGGSIRAAWARLLGTGVGAVMGIVAVHVGGSSWPALGMAVFATLMVCTAVPFLRESSRVGGITAVIVLLAGHGDVSALTLGLDRFFEIAVGIITALAVSLSFFPSRARKAVSFGLAKIFQDEAAFFSLVLEGLVRDVYNDRQAFALKDRIVRTLARCRDLRREANLEGRGGEAAAAQLLLLFRAEHLFEHILAMDHIASEWHGQGLQSQLTGELAGLRQSVGAVLSGLAAHLRGDGALPGLAELETSVAGAREKLSAMRRERAPAAYGLSEVMHFFSFMHGMLACAAETGEIVGRLRTLEQE, translated from the coding sequence ATGTCCGCATCGACCTTGTTCCCGCTCATAAAGCGCCTGGTCAAACGCCTCGGCGTACGCCATGCCGGCCGTACCGCCGTGGCGGCCGTGGTTACGCAACTCGTGGTCACGGTGCTCAACCTCCCCCAGGGCTATTGGGCGGTCATCACGGCGGTCATCGTCATGCAGGCCAACATCGGCGGCTCGATCCGGGCGGCCTGGGCCCGCCTGCTCGGCACCGGGGTGGGCGCGGTCATGGGCATCGTGGCCGTCCATGTCGGCGGCTCGAGTTGGCCGGCGCTGGGCATGGCGGTTTTCGCCACCCTGATGGTGTGCACGGCCGTGCCGTTTTTGCGCGAGAGTTCCCGGGTCGGCGGCATCACGGCGGTCATCGTCCTTCTGGCCGGCCATGGCGACGTGTCCGCCCTGACCCTTGGGTTGGACCGTTTTTTCGAGATAGCGGTCGGCATTATCACGGCCCTGGCCGTTTCCCTGTCGTTTTTCCCTTCCCGGGCCCGCAAGGCGGTGTCCTTCGGGCTGGCCAAGATTTTTCAGGACGAGGCCGCGTTTTTCAGCCTGGTGCTGGAGGGGCTGGTGCGGGACGTCTACAACGACCGGCAGGCCTTCGCGCTCAAGGACCGCATTGTGCGCACCTTGGCCCGTTGCCGGGATCTGCGCCGGGAGGCCAATCTGGAAGGCCGGGGTGGTGAGGCCGCGGCCGCCCAGCTTCTGCTGCTTTTCCGCGCCGAGCATCTGTTCGAGCATATCCTGGCCATGGACCACATCGCCTCCGAATGGCACGGCCAGGGGCTGCAAAGCCAGCTGACCGGGGAACTGGCCGGGCTGCGCCAGTCCGTGGGCGCGGTGCTCTCCGGCCTGGCCGCGCATTTGCGCGGGGACGGCGCGCTTCCCGGCCTGGCCGAATTGGAGACGTCCGTGGCCGGGGCGCGGGAAAAACTGTCGGCCATGCGCCGGGAGCGGGCTCCGGCGGCCTACGGCCTAAGCGAAGTCATGCACTTTTTCAGCTTCATGCACGGCATGCTGGCCTGCGCCGCCGAGACGGGCGAGATCGTGGGCCGGCTGCGCACCCTGGAGCAGGAATAG